The sequence TCAGAGCAGTAACCTGTGTGGCATTGATGAACTATAAGAGGACTCCCGTGTTAGTATTTCAATTATGTCGCAATGCACAGAAACTAAGAAAGCGTGATCGATAGTTTTCTCACTAGCGAATACAAATGAATATAAATAGAGCGGGTGGGCGTGGAGAATGTGTCAGCACTAAGGCGGCGATGCGAGACGATGATCATCATTGTCTGGCCAGGCCAAGCATGTATTCTTGGAGTCCGACGACTCAAAGCCAATGGAATTACCGAATCAGAGCTTTTTGCCGGTTGACATTTTGTGCAAGACTGAACATAAGCGATAACATGATGAAGAAAACAATGGAAGAACAAATCCACCAGCTCCTATGGTCGATGTCGATGCCTAACATTGAAACTATCGGCCACATTCTCATGCATTATCATGACCCGTCTTCTGTTCAGTATCTGATGTCTTATCTTGCACAATACTTTTGGAGGCATTTGAACTTGCCTTCTCTTTGCAAATCCTTCGGTATCCCTGCTTTTTGATTCTGCTTAGACAGCGCATCCAGGTGAAGTGTCCTGACATGTTATTTCTGCCACTTGTGTTGTCCAGTTATTGGAAGCTCGAAACAAGTACATTTTTTTAACAATATCTACACTGATCTTGCTAAAACACTCACATGTTGTGGTGCCACCGGACAAGCAAGCATAATTACTGATGTTTTTCAATACTGAATATGTAGTCACATAATGTACGTCACTCATCGGAATTCTGTAACACCACAATCTTGAGCACGAAAATAAAATGGCAGATTGTTGCAGTAGAACCCCTTCTATATGTTGGCATAGAACATTTGATGTCGGAACTCGAGGCTTGCACTGGGCAATAGCAAGGTTCAGTGACCAAAGATTCAATACTTATGCCGTCGCACGATCTTGTCTACTACCCTAAAGAATTCACTTATTTTTATATCTTGCATAACAGCAAATTCACTCACCTGGTCCCATTCAAGCATCATATTCCACTTTAGGGCTTACTTTGATGCCAACATTTGTCCAAATGGCAGCTTTTTAAGAGGCTGATAAGAACCAAATAGCCAATCAATTGCTACCCAATTTCCTAGACTTTCCAACAATTGGTATGTCAAATATTGGCATCAAATCAACTAAGCTCTACGTTCTCAGCTTAGTAGGGGCTAGAGTTAATCTCAAAATAATTTTCTAGCTCTAGCTTATTacttttataaaatataaaattaTAATTTAAATCCCTCTGCTATTAAGATCTAATAGATCTTGTTAGATATTGGCAGGCCTTTTAATATTAATCACCATTTATTTTTTGTTAGATCTAAGAAAGTTTAATAACATTTCCAACAGTGGAAAGGAAAAATGGAAACCAGACCTCGATCCAGTGTTCTTTTTTACGGGTCGATGCAGTATATATTGGTTATACGATGCCAAGTCATAATAACAAAGTGCCAAGTAAAGGTATCCGAAATCTGAATATCACACTGGCAGTCTTTCGACAAGCTTAAACTACATATAAAGGCAACACCAACTACGCTGCTGAATATATATCGTCTAATAGTCGTAGTCTCCTTCAGCGAACTTGTTCTCGGGGTAGAACACGGTGACCGTCTCCTTCCCGTCGAACTTCCTCCCATGCATCCCAATCCTCGCCTTGGCCGAGCTCTCCATATCGGCATACTCCAAAAACACCTGCAATGCAGACCCAGAATCAGAATGGATACATTTTGGTGAGCAAAATCGGTGAAAGATGATGAATAGCACAGAAGTAAAGACTCACCTTGCCAACTCCGGCAACAGGATCACCGCTGGGATGGGGTCGCGGGATCACGGCTTGCACCAGGTTACCTGTCCACGTTAATCAGTGAGAACATATACACACGTGATAAAAAGGAAGAGAAAAGAACATATGGTTAGTCAAATCCAAGTGAAAAAGATTAGCGTCTTCGGTAAGGTTAGGCCCGACTGCAAGTTTCGCATGAGGTCGGATTATAAAAGACTCGGCAATGGTACTATGTGGCACTACAAAACAGACACACAAAAAAGAAACACACAGAAGAAAACCGGTTCAGTAGCTGAGCAAAGAGGCAAGCACATTGATCAAACAGAGTATAAAAGAGTTCAGAATAAGGGCCGCACGATGTTTACCATATTTGCGTGCTTCTAGCGTCATGTCTTCCAGTATGTCATTGTATTCCTCGTCGTCTCTAAGGTCGTCTGCTGAAACCACCTGGGTCAGGCATACCACCTTTGTCGCTAGGGCTCCGCCGACTTCGTACACGAGTCTCTGCTCAGAAAGCAAACAGAGTCAGAAAGTGGAAGGCTATATTCATAAACTAATTGTTCATTTTATAAGATCGCGTCTTTTAAGAACTATAATAAAGTCGTACCTTCATTTGCGCCTCTTGCTGTGCCTGCAGGAGGATGTGGTCTTGCTCTGGCCTAGGTTCTGCTCCTTGGTTTGCTCGCCGGACTGTGAGAGTCCTGTCACCCAACTGGATACCGTTCAGAGCAGCACAGGCAATGTCGGTGACAGTCACATCCTGGTACAAACAGAAGGCATATCCCTTCGAGTTGCCAGTTTCCTTATCCTTCACAATGTCAAATCCACGAAGAGGTCCAAAAGTTTCAAGCAACTCCCGCACTTGAGCCTCTGTGAAGTAGTAGGGTAGACCACCCACAAAAATGCGGTCAGGGCCTTCTATACCTCCACCTGCTCCAGGTGTCAAGCCAACAGCAGTGAGATTGAGGTTGGGGTTCGGCTGGCTCGGACCCAATGCAGCTGCCTGGGAAGGATTGTAGTCTGTTGGCCTCCTAACTTTCACTGCTACTCCCTCGAACATTATACCATCCAAGGCCATTGCATTGCTTGCTTCCTCCACAGACCTCATCTCAACAAAAGCAAATTTCTTGTCATGGTTTATGTATACATTAACAACTGCATGGCCTAGACCAAATGTGTTTCCTCCGATAGCAGCCATAACTTGATTGAAGAATACAGAAACCGTCTGCAGAAAGAACAAAATACTTAGCACGGACTAAGAACAGAGAACGAGATGCCAAGAAATAACTAACTAGTTACTCAAGGCAATTACCTGTTCATTAGCGATTGGAGGAAGTCCACCGACATAGACACGCCGAGCATGACGAGTGGCCTAAGAAAAGAGTGGTCAGACATGATTATGCAGCACACAACAAGATAAATCTCAAGCACACAGAAAAAAAACTCAAACATACCTGTTGTGTCATGGCTAGTGGCTGCATAGCAAGTGGATCGATGCAAAGAGAAGAAAGAATTAGTAAGTAACAGAACATTGAACAATAAAAAAGCGTGATACTAGATCAGAGGGAGTTATCCATGATTTGAGTACTAGCTACAATGAATCTTAAAAGGAGCACAATAGTCACCTGTCCTAGGGCAGGTACATTGACCAAGTTTGGGAGCATGTTCGGAAACATCCCAGGATTAGCAGCAGGAAGTTCAGGTAGCTGAACTGCAAAGCATCAACAGAGAATTGTTAATAACATGAATTATTAGAATAGAGACATTCAAAACATCAGTGATTATCTATTGTAAGGCATCATACAACATTTTCTGTTACCACATACCTGGGGTTGCAGTGGGAGCAAGTATAGGAATGGCTCCTGATGGTCCCTGGTCAAATCCACTCATGCGTTTGCTGTTTCAATACAGGAAGACATTAGTAAGCGGTTCAGCAAATGAAGATTGATGTAAGAAAACTAAAGGCGGCCAATAATATACACATAATAAAGAAAAATCAGGCAAGACTAGACACCTGCATCAACTAAATGAGGTATTGGCGAATATCATCCATGGTACAGCAAGAAACCAAGTCAAGGTAGTTCAAATTTGCCGATATCATCCATAGTACATTATGTCAACTTACCAATAATACAAAAAAAAAATTAACCCATACCAAACACATGTCAATTGTCTTACTCAGAGGAAACAAGCAAACTTAATACTATTATTAACAGTACAAACTGCAAAAATACAAATAATAAGCTTTGGATGGCATCCAACACATACCTCTGACTCTCCGAACGGGAGCGGGAGCGATGCCTTCTGTGGCCATCTCTATCACGGTCCCTTCTGCATTATCACAACATAGATCAGATTTTTTTAAGAGAGTAATCTGCATAGGATATTTTCTGGTTTGCAAAATGTGCTTAGAAATACAGAATTGTTTGCACGTTAAAAAAGTTAAGCAGATATTATAATTAGTTCATGACTCTTATCACTATTATAATTACTGTTTTGCTTTGCTAAGTAAAGATCGCCACTGCATACAGCACCAACCAACTAGAAAACATCGCAGCTACCAGATGGTTACACAGCAGCAAAATTGCCTACATTTACCAGTCCTGTAATTCATGAAATGACATGTGGGGCTGTCCATGTACAGTCTAATAACTATGTTAATGGTGTAGAACCATATAGTACAGTGAATAATTTCTGCAGATAAAATTACAAAACTCAAAAAACATCTACCCTAAAGCAAATGTTACACCTTgccaatttttcagaaaataaaaaCGTCTCCCTACTAAGCACAAGGATGAATAGGTTTCAACATATTTAACCAGCAGTCAATTAAAAGCACACAATGCTGGAATCAATTAATGCAACAAAATGCATAAGACAAATCACAGAAATCAAGAACCAGGTACCTTTCAGCGTCACGATCACCGCTCCGGCGGTTGTCACGGTCATCGGAACGGTCACGTTGCTCCCTTCTCTCACTCCTCTCACGGTGCTCGCGATGGTGGCGCTCACGATCCCTGCTCCCATCACGGTGCTCGCGATGGTGGCACTCACGATCCCTGCTCCCATCACGGTGCTCGCGATGGTGGCGCTCACGATCCCTGCTCCCTTCACGGTGCTCGCGATGGTGGCGCTCACGATCCCTNNNNNNNNNNNNNNNNNNNNNNNNNNNNNNNNNNNNNNNNNNNNNNNNNNNNNNNNNNNNNNNNNNNNNNNNNNNNNNNNNNNNNNNNNNNNNNNNNNNNNNNNNNNNNNNNNNNNNNNNNNNNNNNNNNNNNNNNNNNNNNNNNNNNNNNNNNNNNNNNNNNNNNNNNNNNNNGATCCCTGCTCCCTTCACTGTGCTCGCGATGGTGGCGTTCACGATCCCTGATCCCATCACGGTGCTCGCGATGGTGGCGCTCACGATCCCTGCTCCCATCACGGTGCTCGCGATGGTGGCGCTCACGATCCCTGCTCCCTTCACCGCGATCACGGACAATCTCCCTGTCCCGGTACCTCTCTCGATCTTCCCCGCGGCGCCTGTGGCGCTCCCTGTCCTTGTGCTCATCGCGCTCCCTGTCCTTGTCCTCATCGCGCTCCCTGACTCGGTCTCTGGAACTCGAGGACCTCTCCTGGTGAGGCTGCGCATCCCG comes from Triticum aestivum cultivar Chinese Spring chromosome 5B, IWGSC CS RefSeq v2.1, whole genome shotgun sequence and encodes:
- the LOC123116879 gene encoding splicing factor U2af large subunit A-like: MSGFDQGPSGAIPILAPTATPVQLPELPAANPGMFPNMLPNLVNVPALGQPLAMTQQATRHARRVYVGGLPPIANEQTVSVFFNQVMAAIGGNTFGLGHAVVNVYINHDKKFAFVEMRSVEEASNAMALDGIMFEGVAVKVRRPTDYNPSQAAALGPSQPNPNLNLTAVGLTPGAGGGIEGPDRIFVGGLPYYFTEAQVRELLETFGPLRGFDIVKDKETGNSKGYAFCLYQDVTVTDIACAALNGIQLGDRTLTVRRANQGAEPRPEQDHILLQAQQEAQMKRLVYEVGGALATKVVCLTQVVSADDLRDDEEYNDILEDMTLEARKYGNLVQAVIPRPHPSGDPVAGVGKVFLEYADMESSAKARIGMHGRKFDGKETVTVFYPENKFAEGDYDY
- the LOC123115011 gene encoding splicing factor U2af large subunit A-like, encoding MAEHDAPPESGAARSPPAKRGGDARSPQRDAQPHQERSSSSRDRVRERDEDKDRERDEHKDRERHRRRGEDRERYRDREIVRDRGEGSRDRERHHREHRDGSRDRERHHREHRDGIRDRERHHREHSEGSRDRIVSATIASTVKGAGIVSATIASTVMGAGIVSATIASTVMGAGIVSATIASTVRGVREGSNVTVPMTVTTAGAVIVTLKALCAFN